The genomic stretch GGTAGAGTAGGTTTTGGAGACTCAGTCTTTTCTGGTGTTGGCTTAGGCAATGCCGGTACCTCTGGTTTTGGCACTGTTGGAAGCTCGGGCTTAGGCAAAGTCGGGATCTCAGGTTTTGGTTGTGTTGGAACCTCAGGCTTAGGCAAAGTCGGGACCTCAGGTTTTGGCTTTGTTGGAACCTCAGGCTTAGGCAAAGTCGGGACCTCAGGTTTTGGCACTGTTGGAACCTCAGGCTTAGGCAAAGTAGGGACCTCAGGTTTTGGCACTGTTGGAACCTCAGGTTTAGGCAAAGTAGGGACCTCAGGTTTTGGCACTGTTGGAACCTCAGGCTTAGGCAAAGTCGGGACCTCAGGTTTTGGCACTGTTGGAACCTCAGGCTTAGGGACAGTTGGTACCTCTGGTTTTGATAATTCTGGGAGCTTTGGTAGCTCTGGCACTGTTGGTTTTGGCAATTCTGGCATTTGAGGCTTTGGTATTTCAGGAAGAGTAGGCTTTGGCGTTTCAGCTTTTTCGAGTGTTGGCTTAGGCAATGTCGGTACCTCTGGCTTGGGTAGTGTTGGAAGTTCGGGCTTTGGCAACACAGGTACCTCTGATTTTGGCAATGTTGTAACCTCGGGCTTTGGCAATGTTGGGATCTCGGGTTTTGGCAGAGTTGGCAGCTCAGGCTTGGGTATAGAAGGGATTTCGGGCTTTGGAACCTCAGGCACAGGAGACTCTAGGAGACGGCGCGCCTCTGCATGGTTCGTTATAGATGACACAGTGATGAGCAAGAAGAGGAAAAGGGAATGGTGGCAATAAGATGACATTGCTTGAGGATGTAATAGCTGAATTAAGAAGGGCTTTTTGTTCAAGTGAACTTCACTTTCTTGATTGGGTTATGAAGTTTTGGGGTGCATTATATGGTTTATATTGGCATTGCATGAAGTGGAAGATTGAATTAGTTCAACTTCCTATTATAGAACTCTGGTAAGggattattaaaataatatattcaataGCAGGTTAGGTCACCACTAGCTATGCTAAACCAATGTATCAATTCAATTACATTGGAAACTGGTAGTATTTGATTGTGCAGCGATAAATTATGTTGAACTTGATTTCAAACTTGACTTTAGAGCTTATTTGCTGTTTAACTTTCCGATTTGAAATTAGTATAAAAGACACGTATGCATTAAGTTGTTAATTTGGTCATCTGTAGGCAAATGAAGTCCAATTCGAATAGGTTGGTAAGAAAATGCAATtcacaattaaattataatatgaaCTAGTTCGtagctaaaaaagaaaattgacaTGGCATGATCGTCTCACAAATGTGTGTATCTCACACTAACTGCTAAACTATTTTACTAGTAGTTAAACATTCTTCATAAATCTACACATATTTGGATCGTATTCAAGTTTTAGatactaattttaaatttttgaataGTAATTTACTTTATAACTCAATATAGTAGTGAAAGGATATATTAGTAATtacataataatactatttgaCATAAAATATAACCTATAGGCAATATTGTACTTCCTTCATTCCGTCCTAATTTAAATACTAAAGACGTCCCAAGTTTAAAATGGAGTACTTATTAGAGACACTTTTAATGAGTTCCTAATTTAATTACTAAGAGGCACATCCATTTAATTAGAGACGCATTTATTTAATGTGttcctaatttaaatataagtagtgataaattaacaaaaattgtatatacaaaatagGATATTTTGGGTATGTTATAttgtaataaatttataatgattCAGGTAAAATACCTAAAATATCCTATTTTGtatacacattttttttaatttatcactactctTTATTTAATGTGTCCCATAAACATTTATTACAATGTAAAATACCTAAAATATCttattttgtatatacaatttttgttaatttgtcACTACTCTTTATTTAATGTGTCCCGTAAACATTTAGAGCCACATGtacaggggcggacgcagaaataaatgACGATAAGGGCTGaaattactaaattttattttgaagtaTACTTTTAGGTATTTTAGAATATTTATCGGGGCTTTTACATAATAATTTGTGTTAAACTtggataaattttaaaattttacaaaataaaaaaggttAGAAGATAAATTTGTTAAGGGCTTTAGCCCCACCCTTATTATACATGTGTCCGCCCTTGCACATGTATTCAATGCGACCCTAATTTACCAACTTAGAGACGGATGTATTTAATGCGTCTCTGATTTACACACTTTAGAGACACATGTATTTATTGCGTccgtaatttaaataattagagaCATTTGTATTTGTTGTGTCTCTAATTTAAGCACACTTTATTTTGCGTCCTAAACTTTGgccatttataaaaaatttccaaCGCAAATGATTGCGTCCTTAGAGGATATATTTGTTGTAGTGAGATAGAAATTGAGACAAATAGATAGTATCCAAAAATGAAAAGTGTAATACTAGGGACAATATTTAATTATCTTAATATATTTACTAtaaaaaatgagagaaaattTATGGCAGTTTGTATCTAAAAATACATTAAGAGTGTCATTTGAATAGAGAAACTTTTCACTAGTCCTTCCATACCAAAGTAGCACTATGAGTTGGTGTGTCCAACTAATAATTCTTTGACAAATGGAAAAACCACATCCAATTAGACAATCACTATTTATGTAAATTGCCTAATTGTAGtatttatatatggaaattaTCATATGTTTTTCACCTCCCATATAATATATATGcataatatatatacacacaatataacAAATTTATTCTTATGTGTACTTTTCATCTATTGGggtaaacaaaaaaattagttatacaATTAATACTTTGTTacaattatttgaaattttatgagtataattttttttcttatttatttatgtatataaatatgtattaaAGTTAAAAGTATACACAAATAAAATGCGTgatcataatttaatatttattagcatattaattaaattatatttcttggtagcatgtcaaaaataaattaaaaaaaataaaaataagaaattaaaatcaaaggtaattcattttatattcttttaaacGGAACATTTAGAAGATTAGttgattttgaatttaatgaaaaattatcaacttattaattcattcatttaaattgaaatttatatttatatgataATTAACATTCACatacaataatattaatatatacaatCTTCTAAGTGATCTTAGCTACACACACGCTTTTAATAGTCTAATTTTATTGTACGTGgattattaatataaacataGTTACCGGAAAATAAGCAAAATTTGAATGTGAATTTTTCCATACATAAATACCTATTAAGCAACTTACCGTAAATAGTAATGGTCTAATTGGATGTGGTTTTTTTCATTTGTCAAAGAATTATTAGTTGGACACACCAACTCATAGTGCCATTTGGTATAGAATGACTAGTGAATATTTTCTCGATTTGAATATTGAAATAAGCATTCTGCATCGTTGAAACTTGAGACAATAAAATTTATCAGTTTGTACTTAATTGTTTGGTATAATGGATAAATTAAGTCGTTAACTCGTGTAACCAGCTCTGTTGGGTCCGCGCTGATTTACATCATGGTAGAAACATCAAACATACGAAGGTCGCagtagaaaaaaagaaaaatgagacagTTGATTATCACTTAAACACCATATACTAATCATGCAAACCTCAATCAATCAcgaatttatatattaaatgacATTATACACCCAGAACATACAAGCAAGCTTACATATAATAAGAGGACAAATTGGAAAGCAATAAGAAAACAAGACAACAACAACTACATGAATCGATCATTCTAGAAGTACACATCCCTCCACAATAAGGTCTATCTCTGAAACTTGATTCATCCCGGTGTCATGTTCCTATGTCGACGCAAATCAACGGGATTTGGGTCCTTCGGGCAAAGATGGTTTAGGCAGTTCTGGAATCTTTGGAAGTTCAGGCAACTTTGGCATTTCTGGCTTCGGTAGAGTCGGGACCTCGGGTTTTGGCAATGCTGGAACCTCAGTCTTAGGGACAGCTGGAACGTCGGGCTTTGGCAATTCTGGGAGTTTTGGTAGCTCTGGCATTTGAGGTTTTGGCACTGTTGGTACCTCAGGCTTAGGGAGAGTTGGGACCTCAGGTTTTGGTAATTCAGGGAGCTTTGGTAGCTCTGGAACCGTTGGTTTTGGCAATTCTGGAACTTGAGGCTTTGGTATTTCAGGTAGAGTAGGCTTTGGTGTTTCAGCTTTTTCCAGTGTTGGCTTAGGCAATGTCGGTACCTCTGGTTTGGGTAGTGTTGGAAGTTCGGGATTTGGCACTATTGGAACCTCAGGCTTAGGCGAAGTTGGGACCTCGGGTTTCGGCACTGTTGGAACCTCAGGCTTAGGCGAAGTTGGGACCTCGGGTTTCGGCACTGTTGGAACCTCAGGCTTAGGCAAAGTTGGGACCTCGGGTTTTGGCAAAGTTGGTTCCTCAGGCTTAGGGACAGCAGGGATCTCAGGTTTTGGCAATTCGGGAAGTTTTGGTAGCTCTGGCATTTGAGGCTTTGGTATTTCAGGAAGAGTAGGCTTTGGCGTTTCAGCTTTTTCGAGTGTTGGCTTAGGCAATGTCGGTACCTCTGGCTTGGGTAGTGTTGGAAGTTCGGGGTTTGGCAACACAGGTACCTCTAGTTTTGGCAGTGTTGGAAGCTCGGGCTTTGGCAGTGTTGGAATCTCAGGCTTAGGCAGTGTTGGAAACTGGGGCTTAGGCAGTACTGGGATTTCAGGTTTTGGCAGTGTTGGAATCTCAGGTTTAGGCAACGATGGCAACTCAGGCTTGGGTAGTGGAGGTAGCTCCGGCTTCGGTAGAGATGGGATTTCGGGCTTGGGAACCTCAGGCACGGCTGACTCTAGGAGATGGCGTGCCTCTGCATGGTTCGTTATAGATGACATGGTGATGagcaagaagagaaaaagtgaatGGCCGCGATGAAATGCCATTGCTTGTAGATGCAATAGCTGAATCAcgaagatttttttttgtttttaagtaATATTCACTTTCTTGGATGAGTTATGAAGTTTGGGGGGTGTTCAAGGTTTATATAGGCATCGTATGAAGTGGAAGATTGAGTTAGTTCAACTTCCtaatctctttctctcttttaatCTCATGTTAATGGGATATTAAAATACAATTCAACAAGTTAGGTCAATTGTTTAAAAGACACGTCTACATTTAAGTTTTTCAATTTTGATCATCTGTAAGCAATGGATTCACCAATTCGAAAAGGTTGGTGAGAAAATCCTTGTTATTCCTagctagaaagcagaaaaataTGTGCTTAGTCTTAACCATACGTACCCCTTTTCGGCAGCGAGCAGTccatcaaaataattaaaataaataattatacaaaataTAATGATCAAAATACTCCCTTCTGTCCCAGATAAAAATAACATCTCATATTCTCAATTTTGTTTTCGAACACTATCAACTAGTATAATAAAAACCATCAATCAATTTTGAATTTCGATATTAGATGGATTAATAAATCTTAATTAACTCCaaagacaaacaaaaaaggtctaattatttacaagaaatcatgagatttaatctgcTACAAGGCCCAAAGTTACGATTTGATATGCAATTATCATTTAGTTACTCAGCCTTTACCAAAATCTAACTTTTAAATAAGTAGAGTTGATTATATAAGTAGGCTGCAGCATTTCAGCATCATATACACAGATTCCATACTGCCAATACACTGTAAAGTGGAAGATCAAAATATATGATTTGAAACAATATAAGATTGTTTTGTAGAAGCCTCATTGATACGAGTATATACCCAAACAAGTCTTTCATCATAACGTTTCTTATCCTCAAATGTCTGAAAATTGAGAA from Salvia splendens isolate huo1 chromosome 4, SspV2, whole genome shotgun sequence encodes the following:
- the LOC121797923 gene encoding protein PELPK1-like, with the protein product MAFHRGHSLFLFLLITMSSITNHAEARHLLESAVPEVPKPEIPSLPKPELPPLPKPELPSLPKPEIPTLPKPEIPVLPKPQFPTLPKPEIPTLPKPELPTLPKLEVPVLPNPELPTLPKPEVPTLPKPTLEKAETPKPTLPEIPKPQMPELPKLPELPKPEIPAVPKPEEPTLPKPEVPTLPKPEVPTVPKPEVPTSPKPEVPTVPKPEVPTSPKPEVPIVPNPELPTLPKPEVPTLPKPTLEKAETPKPTLPEIPKPQVPELPKPTVPELPKLPELPKPEVPTLPKPEVPTVPKPQMPELPKLPELPKPDVPAVPKTEVPALPKPEVPTLPKPEMPKLPELPKIPELPKPSLPEGPKSR
- the LOC121797662 gene encoding protein PELPK1-like, with translation MSSYCHHSLFLFLLITVSSITNHAEARRLLESPVPEVPKPEIPSIPKPELPTLPKPEIPTLPKPEVTTLPKSEVPVLPKPELPTLPKPEVPTLPKPTLEKAETPKPTLPEIPKPQMPELPKPTVPELPKLPELSKPEVPTVPKPEVPTVPKPEVPTLPKPEVPTVPKPEVPTLPKPEVPTVPKPEVPTLPKPEVPTVPKPEVPTLPKPEVPTKPKPEVPTLPKPEVPTQPKPEIPTLPKPELPTVPKPEVPALPKPTPEKTESPKPTLPEIPKPQMPELPKPTMPELPKLQELPKPEVPTIPKPEVPTLPKPEVPTLPKPEVPTLPKPEVPTLPKPEMPKLPELPMIPELPKPTLP